The following are encoded in a window of Telmatobacter sp. DSM 110680 genomic DNA:
- the zwf gene encoding glucose-6-phosphate dehydrogenase, whose amino-acid sequence MRTSQSDALVVYGVTGDLAHKMIFPALYAMVKRGNLNVPVIGVAFPKWSLERLQKRVTHSIKQSGGIDNKQAFQRLLSLLKYVSGDYNDSETFARIKLALGKAKRPAHYLAIPPSLFGTVIKNLGAAGLTENARVIVEKPFGRDLASARALNRVARSVFPEDSIFRIDHFLGKEAIMNILYFRFANSFLEPIWNRNYVSSVQITLSENFGVGKRGAFYESAGCLRDVIQNHLFQIVALLAMEPPAGRHYSAVQTEKATVFKAMRQLKPADIVRGQYIGYRQEDDVAKNSDAETYCALRLFVDSWRWDGVPWYLRSGKYLPDTATEIIVELKPPPQKLFADAATALGKGNYLRFRLSPDAAIAIAARVKLAGEEFIGKQRELYLLEQQPGEETPYERLLGDAMKGDGGLFTREDAVEAAWEVVDKVLKHHPRVRPYKRGTWGPKQADALIESDGGWHNPTDTPPTGS is encoded by the coding sequence ATGCGCACCTCGCAATCCGATGCTCTTGTGGTCTATGGCGTGACGGGCGATCTGGCCCACAAAATGATTTTTCCTGCGCTCTATGCGATGGTAAAACGCGGAAACCTCAACGTTCCCGTAATCGGTGTGGCATTTCCAAAGTGGTCGCTGGAGCGGCTGCAGAAACGCGTAACGCACAGCATTAAGCAATCGGGAGGGATCGATAATAAGCAGGCCTTTCAGCGTCTTCTGTCACTGCTCAAATATGTAAGTGGGGATTACAACGATAGCGAGACCTTCGCGAGAATCAAGCTGGCCCTTGGAAAAGCGAAGCGCCCTGCGCATTACCTCGCCATCCCGCCTTCGCTCTTTGGGACGGTGATCAAGAACCTGGGGGCTGCCGGATTAACGGAAAATGCCCGGGTCATCGTAGAGAAGCCATTCGGCCGTGACCTTGCATCGGCTCGTGCGCTGAACCGCGTGGCGCGATCGGTTTTTCCTGAAGACTCAATCTTTCGTATCGATCACTTCCTGGGCAAGGAGGCGATCATGAATATTCTCTATTTCCGCTTTGCCAATTCATTTCTCGAGCCGATATGGAATCGCAACTACGTCTCGAGCGTGCAGATTACTCTGTCGGAAAATTTTGGTGTGGGCAAGCGCGGCGCATTTTACGAATCCGCCGGATGTCTGCGAGATGTCATACAGAATCATCTTTTTCAGATTGTGGCTCTGCTTGCCATGGAGCCGCCCGCTGGCCGGCACTATAGCGCGGTCCAAACCGAAAAGGCAACAGTTTTCAAGGCGATGCGACAGCTGAAACCGGCGGATATAGTGCGCGGTCAATACATCGGTTATCGACAAGAGGATGATGTAGCGAAGAACTCGGATGCCGAAACATATTGCGCGCTTCGACTCTTTGTCGATTCATGGCGTTGGGATGGCGTGCCTTGGTATCTGCGTTCGGGCAAGTATCTGCCTGACACAGCTACAGAAATCATTGTGGAGTTGAAGCCCCCGCCACAGAAACTATTCGCCGACGCAGCGACAGCTTTGGGTAAGGGGAATTATCTTCGCTTTCGACTTTCACCTGACGCAGCAATTGCAATTGCTGCACGCGTGAAGCTTGCAGGAGAAGAATTCATAGGCAAACAAAGAGAGCTTTATTTGCTGGAACAACAGCCGGGAGAAGAAACACCTTACGAGCGTTTACTGGGCGATGCGATGAAGGGCGATGGCGGCCTGTTTACGCGAGAGGACGCCGTGGAAGCCGCATGGGAGGTCGTGGATAAGGTGCTCAAGCATCATCCGCGCGTTCGCCCGTACAAGCGAGGCACATGGGGGCCGAAGCAGGCTGATGCTCTGATCGAATCGGACGGCGGTTGGCATAATCCCACCGACACTCCTCCAACGGGATCGTAA